Proteins encoded in a region of the Photobacterium angustum genome:
- a CDS encoding thiol:disulfide interchange protein DsbA/DsbL gives MFKKLLTLASAALLSFSVHAAKFTEGDYYKVLDLPKSETPIVTEFFSLYCPHCYQFEPMIKQLKTKLPENAKLQKMHVSFMGGPMGKVMSKAFATSVVLGVQDKMVPVFFNRIHTMNKPPRNEEEVRQIFIDEGIPAAEFDGAFNSFAVNSMVNRYDKAFEDAGLTGVPAVVVNNKYLVQTGKIKSADEYFELVNYLLKK, from the coding sequence ATGTTCAAGAAGTTACTCACGCTAGCTAGTGCAGCGTTACTATCATTTTCAGTGCACGCTGCAAAATTTACTGAAGGTGATTACTACAAAGTTCTCGATCTACCAAAATCTGAAACCCCCATTGTGACTGAGTTCTTCTCTTTATACTGTCCGCATTGCTACCAGTTTGAACCTATGATCAAACAGCTAAAAACAAAGCTACCTGAAAATGCAAAACTACAAAAAATGCATGTTTCATTCATGGGTGGCCCTATGGGTAAAGTGATGAGTAAAGCCTTCGCGACCTCTGTGGTATTAGGTGTTCAAGATAAAATGGTACCGGTGTTCTTTAACCGTATCCACACCATGAACAAACCACCACGTAATGAAGAAGAAGTGCGTCAAATTTTCATTGATGAAGGTATTCCTGCGGCTGAATTTGACGGCGCATTTAATAGTTTTGCCGTAAATTCAATGGTGAACCGTTATGATAAAGCCTTTGAAGATGCAGGCCTAACTGGTGTGCCAGCAGTTGTGGTTAACAACAAGTACCTTGTTCAAACCGGTAAAATCAAATCGGCAGACGAGTACTTTGAGTTAGTAAACTACTTACTGAAAAAGTAA
- a CDS encoding YifB family Mg chelatase-like AAA ATPase, producing the protein MTLAIVHSRACVGVQAPPVTVEVHLSNGLPSFTLVGLPETTVKEAKDRVRSAIINANFEFPSRRITVNLAPADLPKEGGRFDLPIALGILAASGQIPTDKLAEHEFIGELALSGELRPVKGALPAALAALKAKRCFVVPDSNGDQVALVGKEVHKSASSLLAVCGYLCGQQQLALNFSEQIKETTAPLDRDMQDIIGQQQGKRALEIAAAGGHNVLFLGPPGTGKTMLASRLCDLLPPMSHEEALETAAVTSLTPQSLHQGNWLKRPFRTPHHSSSMAALVGGGSVPKPGEISLAHNGLLFLDEMPEFERKVLDSLREPLESGHIVISRATSKTTFPARFQLIGALNPSPSGYYDGNQTRTNPQAILRYLSRLSGPLLDRFDMSIEIPALPRGTLTKGGDRGDSTETIKARVDHARQQMLTRSGKVNALLSTRELEQYCPLQQADAAFLENALHQLGLSVRAYHRIIKVARTIADLAGEPDISRGHLAEALGYRSMDRLLKQINSQVI; encoded by the coding sequence ATGACGCTTGCGATTGTTCATAGTCGAGCTTGTGTGGGTGTGCAGGCTCCACCTGTGACAGTAGAAGTCCACTTAAGTAACGGGTTGCCAAGTTTTACATTAGTTGGGTTACCTGAAACCACGGTAAAAGAGGCTAAAGATCGGGTTCGAAGTGCAATTATTAATGCGAATTTTGAGTTTCCATCACGACGTATTACTGTCAATTTAGCCCCTGCTGATTTACCTAAAGAAGGCGGGCGATTTGATTTACCTATTGCGTTAGGTATTTTGGCGGCATCAGGTCAGATTCCAACAGATAAATTAGCAGAGCATGAATTTATTGGTGAATTAGCATTATCGGGAGAGTTACGACCAGTAAAGGGGGCGCTTCCTGCCGCTTTAGCTGCTTTAAAGGCGAAACGTTGTTTTGTGGTGCCTGACAGTAATGGCGATCAAGTGGCCCTTGTCGGCAAAGAGGTTCATAAATCGGCATCCAGTTTATTAGCCGTTTGTGGTTATTTATGTGGCCAACAACAATTAGCATTAAATTTTAGTGAACAGATTAAAGAAACAACGGCTCCTTTAGATCGAGATATGCAAGATATTATCGGTCAACAACAAGGTAAACGTGCGTTAGAAATTGCCGCAGCTGGCGGTCACAATGTTTTGTTTCTAGGACCTCCGGGAACGGGTAAAACCATGCTGGCATCAAGATTGTGCGACTTATTACCGCCGATGAGCCATGAAGAAGCGTTAGAAACAGCGGCTGTTACCTCACTCACACCACAATCGTTACATCAAGGGAATTGGTTAAAAAGACCTTTTCGTACGCCACACCATTCGAGCTCTATGGCGGCATTAGTGGGCGGTGGTTCGGTACCCAAACCGGGAGAAATATCGTTGGCGCACAATGGGCTCTTATTTTTAGACGAGATGCCTGAATTTGAACGTAAAGTTTTAGACTCTTTACGTGAGCCATTAGAGTCGGGTCATATTGTGATTTCTCGTGCGACCAGCAAAACAACGTTTCCTGCGCGTTTTCAATTGATCGGTGCGCTGAACCCAAGCCCTTCAGGATATTATGATGGTAACCAAACACGTACCAACCCGCAGGCGATATTACGTTATTTAAGTCGGTTAAGTGGCCCATTACTTGATAGGTTTGATATGTCGATTGAGATCCCAGCCCTACCCCGAGGAACGTTAACTAAAGGGGGAGATCGAGGTGATTCAACAGAAACGATTAAAGCTCGGGTTGATCATGCTCGTCAGCAAATGTTGACTCGCAGTGGTAAGGTGAATGCCTTGTTATCGACGCGAGAGCTAGAACAGTATTGCCCTCTACAACAAGCTGATGCGGCATTTTTAGAAAATGCGCTTCATCAGTTAGGTTTATCGGTACGGGCTTATCATCGGATTATTAAAGTGGCACGTACAATAGCGGATTTGGCAGGAGAGCCTGATATTTCTCGAGGGCACTTAGCGGAAGCGTTAGGCTATCGCTCAATGGATAGGCTGCTTAAGCAGATTAATAGCCAAGTCATATAA
- the ilvG gene encoding acetolactate synthase 2 catalytic subunit, with protein sequence MTGAELVVKALHQQGIKTVFGYPGGAIMPIYDALYDGGVEHILCRHEQGAAMAAIGMARSTQDVAVCMATSGPGATNLVTGLADAFMDSVPLVAITGQVASTHIGTDAFQEMDVIGMSLSCTKHSYLVTDINDLAPTLAEAFVVAKAGRPGPVIVDIAKDVQLAQAPTELLPPIDPPAVPTVNSEAITAAQQLLDQSHRPVMYVGGGVQIAHATDTLRQFLSLNPMPSVSTLKGLGSIERHDPHYLGMLGMHGTKAANLVVQEADLLIVVGARFDDRVTGKLDTFAPHAKVIHIDIDAAEFSKLRHADAPLRGDINTILPQLELSQDISRWLTHSEHIRKIGKWRYDHPGDLIYAPLLLKQLSDMMPDSSMVSTDVGQHQMWAAQHIQPREPQNYITSAGLGTMGFGLPAAMGASVARPDDQSILISGDGSFMMNVQELGTLKRRSIPVKMVLINNQRLGMVRQWQSLFFDGRHSETILDDNPDFVMLAKAFDIPGKTITRKEEVAPALEEMLASKTAYLLHVLIDEEQNVWPLVPPGAANQDMLENT encoded by the coding sequence ATGACAGGGGCAGAATTAGTCGTAAAAGCGCTGCATCAGCAGGGTATCAAAACCGTATTTGGTTACCCAGGCGGTGCCATCATGCCAATTTATGACGCATTATATGATGGTGGAGTAGAGCATATCCTCTGCCGTCACGAACAAGGGGCAGCAATGGCTGCTATTGGTATGGCTCGATCCACCCAAGATGTTGCTGTCTGTATGGCAACATCAGGTCCGGGTGCCACAAACCTCGTCACAGGACTTGCTGACGCCTTTATGGATTCAGTCCCCTTAGTTGCGATTACTGGACAAGTTGCCAGCACCCATATTGGAACCGATGCTTTCCAAGAAATGGATGTGATTGGAATGTCTTTATCATGCACAAAACACAGCTATCTGGTCACAGATATTAATGATCTTGCACCAACCCTTGCTGAAGCGTTTGTGGTCGCTAAAGCCGGTCGTCCTGGGCCTGTCATTGTCGATATAGCCAAAGATGTACAGCTTGCACAAGCGCCAACCGAATTACTACCTCCTATTGATCCACCTGCTGTTCCAACGGTTAATAGTGAAGCTATCACGGCAGCTCAACAGTTATTAGATCAAAGTCATCGTCCCGTAATGTATGTCGGTGGTGGGGTACAAATTGCCCATGCAACCGATACGTTACGTCAATTTTTAAGCCTTAATCCTATGCCTTCGGTCAGTACCTTAAAAGGTTTAGGCTCTATCGAACGCCATGATCCCCATTATCTTGGCATGCTTGGTATGCACGGCACAAAAGCAGCCAACCTAGTGGTACAAGAAGCGGATTTATTAATTGTGGTTGGCGCCCGTTTTGATGATCGCGTAACCGGAAAATTGGATACCTTTGCGCCACACGCAAAAGTGATTCATATTGATATTGATGCCGCTGAATTTAGTAAATTACGTCATGCTGATGCGCCATTACGTGGCGATATTAATACTATTTTGCCTCAGTTAGAGCTGAGCCAAGATATCAGCCGTTGGCTCACTCACAGTGAACATATTCGTAAAATTGGCAAATGGCGTTATGACCATCCAGGCGATCTGATTTACGCGCCATTACTGCTTAAGCAATTGTCAGATATGATGCCTGATAGCAGCATGGTATCGACCGATGTTGGTCAGCACCAAATGTGGGCCGCACAGCATATTCAACCTCGTGAGCCACAAAACTACATTACATCAGCCGGCCTTGGTACGATGGGATTTGGTTTACCTGCAGCAATGGGAGCCAGTGTTGCCCGTCCTGATGATCAATCTATTCTGATCTCTGGTGATGGCTCATTTATGATGAATGTACAAGAGTTGGGAACGTTAAAACGTCGCAGTATTCCCGTCAAAATGGTACTTATCAATAACCAACGCTTAGGTATGGTACGTCAATGGCAATCGCTATTTTTTGATGGTCGCCACAGTGAAACCATCCTAGATGATAATCCTGATTTTGTAATGTTAGCTAAGGCATTTGATATCCCAGGAAAAACCATTACTCGCAAAGAAGAAGTGGCTCCTGCACTGGAAGAAATGCTCGCCAGTAAAACCGCTTACTTATTGCATGTGTTGATTGATGAAGAACAAAATGTATGGCCACTGGTTCCACCGGGTGCTGCAAACCAAGATATGCTGGAGAACACCTAA
- the ilvE gene encoding branched-chain-amino-acid transaminase, with the protein MANTADYIWFNGEIVPWADANVHVLTHAMHYGTSVFEGIRCYNTPKGPAVFRHEEHMVRLKNSAKIYRFPIPYSCDELMEICRETIRVNKLDSAYIRPLGYVGNVGLGVCPPVDTKMDLIVAAFPWGSYLGEEALENGVDAMISSWNRAAPNTIPTAAKAGGNYLSSLLVGSEARRHGYAEGIALSVDGYLSEGAGENIFVIRNGVLSTPPTTSAILPGITRDTIMILAKERGYEVREENIAREALYLADEIFMTGTAAEIVPVRSVDQITVGKGKRGPITKELQAAYFGLFNGETEDKWGWLDYVYPQK; encoded by the coding sequence ATGGCAAATACAGCAGATTACATTTGGTTTAACGGTGAGATAGTGCCTTGGGCTGATGCTAATGTTCACGTTTTAACTCACGCAATGCACTATGGCACTTCAGTATTTGAAGGGATCCGTTGCTACAACACGCCGAAGGGCCCTGCGGTTTTTCGTCATGAAGAACACATGGTACGGCTAAAAAATTCGGCAAAAATTTATCGCTTCCCGATCCCATACAGTTGCGATGAACTAATGGAAATTTGCCGTGAAACGATCCGAGTAAATAAACTCGATTCTGCTTACATTCGCCCATTGGGTTATGTGGGTAATGTTGGCCTCGGCGTTTGTCCTCCCGTTGATACAAAAATGGATTTGATTGTTGCCGCTTTCCCTTGGGGCTCTTACCTAGGTGAAGAAGCACTAGAAAACGGTGTCGATGCAATGATTTCTAGCTGGAACCGTGCAGCGCCAAATACTATTCCAACTGCTGCAAAAGCAGGCGGTAACTACCTATCATCACTACTGGTTGGTAGCGAAGCACGTCGCCATGGTTACGCAGAAGGGATCGCATTAAGTGTTGATGGTTATCTATCAGAAGGCGCTGGCGAAAATATCTTTGTCATTCGTAACGGCGTTCTTTCAACACCACCAACAACTAGCGCAATTTTACCGGGCATCACTCGTGACACTATTATGATCCTAGCTAAAGAACGGGGTTATGAAGTACGTGAAGAAAACATTGCTCGTGAGGCACTTTACCTTGCCGATGAGATCTTTATGACAGGAACCGCCGCTGAGATTGTACCTGTGCGTAGCGTTGATCAAATTACCGTAGGTAAAGGTAAGCGAGGCCCTATTACCAAAGAGCTGCAAGCCGCTTACTTCGGTTTGTTCAATGGTGAAACAGAAGATAAATGGGGCTGGTTAGATTACGTTTACCCACAAAAATAA
- a CDS encoding serine/threonine protein kinase — MEKNDFCFSTLTPDLLLDALDSINVRAESGLLALNSYENRVYQFKAEDGARYVTKFYRSERWSDEQIEEEHQFTQELADNEIPVAAPLNINGKTLHTFNGHRFALFPSVGGRQFEVDNFDQLEWVGRYLGRIHLVGQRQPFKHRPTMGLDEYVYQPRKLLEHSQFIPDHLKNVFFADLDLLIKNLEQHWSTDWQAIRLHGDCHPGNILWRDGPMFVDLDDARNGPAVQDLWMLLNGERADQLAQLDTLLEAYGEFADFDQRQLQLIEPLRGLRMVHYMAWLAKRWQDPAFPRAFPWFADAKYWEGQVLAFKEQIASLHDAPLQLMPQW, encoded by the coding sequence ATGGAAAAAAACGACTTTTGTTTTTCAACTCTCACGCCTGATTTACTGCTTGATGCCTTAGATAGCATTAATGTTCGTGCAGAATCAGGATTACTGGCTCTCAATAGTTACGAAAATCGGGTCTACCAGTTTAAAGCGGAAGATGGGGCTCGCTATGTCACCAAATTCTATCGCTCAGAACGTTGGAGTGATGAGCAAATTGAAGAAGAGCACCAGTTCACACAGGAATTAGCTGACAATGAAATTCCTGTTGCCGCGCCTCTAAACATCAATGGAAAAACACTACATACCTTTAATGGTCATCGTTTTGCTTTATTCCCAAGTGTCGGCGGTAGACAATTTGAAGTTGATAATTTTGACCAATTAGAATGGGTCGGTCGCTATTTGGGTCGTATTCATCTAGTGGGACAACGCCAGCCTTTTAAGCATCGTCCAACCATGGGGCTAGATGAATACGTCTATCAGCCTCGAAAATTATTAGAGCACAGTCAGTTTATTCCCGATCACCTTAAGAACGTCTTTTTTGCCGATCTTGATCTACTGATTAAAAACCTCGAACAGCATTGGTCAACTGATTGGCAAGCGATTCGTCTTCATGGCGACTGTCACCCTGGTAATATTTTATGGCGTGATGGTCCGATGTTCGTCGATCTTGATGATGCCCGTAATGGTCCTGCTGTCCAAGATTTATGGATGCTATTAAACGGTGAGCGCGCCGATCAACTCGCACAGCTGGATACTTTACTTGAAGCTTATGGTGAATTTGCAGATTTTGATCAACGTCAATTGCAACTAATCGAGCCTTTACGCGGTCTTAGAATGGTGCATTATATGGCATGGTTAGCAAAACGCTGGCAAGATCCTGCATTTCCCCGTGCATTCCCTTGGTTTGCTGATGCAAAATACTGGGAAGGGCAAGTGCTTGCATTCAAAGAACAAATTGCCTCTCTGCATGATGCACCATTACAACTCATGCCACAGTGGTAA
- a CDS encoding YihD family protein, with translation MKTHRVNELIELLHPEWQKDPDLNLVEFLLKLAEEAKYNGPLESLTDDVLIYHLKMRNSDKDAMIPGLAKDCEDDFKTAILRARGIIK, from the coding sequence ATGAAAACGCATCGCGTCAATGAACTCATCGAACTACTTCACCCTGAATGGCAAAAAGATCCTGATCTAAATTTAGTGGAGTTTTTATTAAAACTGGCTGAAGAAGCGAAGTATAACGGCCCATTAGAGTCACTCACTGATGATGTACTGATTTATCACTTGAAGATGCGTAACAGTGACAAAGACGCTATGATCCCGGGTCTTGCAAAAGACTGTGAAGATGATTTCAAAACCGCCATCTTACGCGCTCGCGGCATTATCAAATAA
- the ilvM gene encoding acetolactate synthase 2 small subunit, whose translation MERYLLNITANDKPVLLERILRVIRHRGFIIKKVDATQNHHSKIARIEIIVDSTRPISTLINQIEKLWDIISVETSPLQLLD comes from the coding sequence ATGGAAAGATATTTACTCAACATTACCGCTAATGATAAGCCTGTATTACTTGAGCGAATTTTACGTGTGATCCGCCATCGTGGCTTTATCATAAAAAAAGTCGATGCAACACAAAATCATCACAGCAAGATAGCCAGAATCGAAATTATCGTAGATAGTACTCGTCCTATATCGACGCTTATCAACCAAATTGAAAAACTGTGGGACATCATCAGTGTAGAGACTTCCCCCCTGCAGTTACTGGATTAA